Proteins from a genomic interval of bacterium:
- a CDS encoding carotenoid oxygenase family protein has translation MTQRFPNERFLSGNFAPVRAECDAPDLEVEGDWPEELAGTFVRNGSTPLFPPRDKYHLFSGDGMIHAFDIEGGRVAYRNRWIRTEKWKLEQEHGRALFGTLGNPMTSDPLAAGKPFNVANTNVLFHGGRLLALEEGNPPFELERGSLASIGPYDFDGGLEGPMTAHPKIDPETGEMLFFGYSVGGLGSPTMSYQVVAKDGRLTRSDRFEAPYASMVHDFIATRNFVVFPVFPATTSLERAMKGGPPIAWDASQSSRFGFLRRSDPIDAIRWVETEACYVYHPMNAFEDGDRLVADMVRYDGAPGFPTPDGGRPAPKDAEGRLERWTFDLSGSTDDPTIEVIDDLISEFPRLDERFAGLPYRHGFMTSTESPEGRNAIFDQIAHVDFETGEVARWHAGEGCLVGEPIFVPRAADADEGDGFLLSIVYLGPENRSDLVLFDATSIESGPRARARLDLRVPNGFHGNWIPA, from the coding sequence ATGACCCAGCGATTCCCGAATGAACGTTTCCTGAGCGGCAACTTCGCCCCGGTCCGGGCGGAATGCGACGCGCCCGATCTCGAGGTCGAAGGCGACTGGCCGGAAGAGCTGGCGGGCACCTTCGTCCGCAACGGGTCGACCCCCCTCTTTCCTCCGCGCGACAAGTACCACCTCTTCTCCGGCGACGGGATGATCCATGCCTTCGACATCGAGGGCGGTCGGGTCGCCTACAGGAACCGCTGGATCCGCACCGAGAAATGGAAGCTCGAGCAGGAGCACGGACGCGCGCTCTTCGGGACCCTCGGAAACCCGATGACGAGCGATCCGCTCGCCGCCGGCAAGCCCTTCAACGTGGCCAACACGAACGTCCTCTTCCACGGCGGCCGGCTGCTCGCCCTCGAAGAGGGCAACCCGCCCTTCGAGCTCGAGCGCGGGTCCCTCGCTTCGATCGGCCCCTACGACTTCGACGGCGGACTCGAAGGGCCGATGACCGCGCATCCGAAGATCGACCCCGAGACCGGCGAGATGCTCTTCTTCGGATACAGCGTCGGCGGACTCGGCAGCCCGACCATGAGCTATCAGGTCGTCGCGAAGGACGGGCGCCTCACGCGCAGCGATCGATTCGAAGCCCCCTATGCCTCGATGGTCCACGACTTCATCGCGACCCGGAACTTCGTCGTCTTCCCGGTCTTCCCCGCGACGACGAGCCTCGAACGCGCCATGAAGGGCGGACCGCCGATCGCCTGGGACGCCTCGCAATCGAGCCGTTTCGGCTTCCTGCGCCGAAGCGACCCGATCGACGCGATCCGCTGGGTCGAGACGGAGGCCTGCTACGTCTACCACCCGATGAACGCCTTCGAGGACGGGGACCGCCTCGTCGCGGACATGGTCCGCTACGACGGGGCACCGGGCTTCCCGACGCCCGACGGCGGCCGGCCCGCGCCGAAGGACGCGGAGGGGCGGCTCGAACGCTGGACCTTCGATCTGTCGGGATCGACCGACGATCCGACCATCGAGGTGATCGACGACCTCATCTCCGAGTTCCCCCGTCTCGACGAACGCTTCGCCGGCCTGCCCTATCGACACGGCTTCATGACCTCGACCGAGAGCCCGGAGGGCCGGAACGCGATCTTCGACCAGATCGCCCACGTCGATTTCGAGACGGGCGAGGTCGCGCGCTGGCACGCGGGCGAGGGCTGCCTCGTCGGCGAACCGATCTTCGTGCCGCGAGCCGCGGACGCCGACGAAGGCGACGGTTTCCTCCTGTCGATCGTCTATCTCGGCCCCGAGAACCGAAGCGACCTCGTGCTCTTCGACGCGACCTCGATCGAGTCGGGTCCACGCGCTCGGGCCAGGCTCGATCTCCGCGTGCCCAACGGATTCCACGGCAACTGGATCCCGGCCTGA